The proteins below come from a single Caulobacter segnis ATCC 21756 genomic window:
- a CDS encoding DUF934 domain-containing protein → MPKLIELVEGQARWVEDTFVFVADEDALPESGDVILSLARFEAEGDALLASNSRRVGVRIEPDQEVEVLAYDLPRLAVVALAFPKYRDGRAYTSARLLRERFGYQGQVRAVGDVLQEQAGFMVRCGFDAFEPADGATPEVWSKAADRFRHVYQRGADLRPTAFEERAS, encoded by the coding sequence ATGCCCAAGCTGATTGAGCTGGTTGAAGGCCAGGCGCGCTGGGTTGAGGACACGTTCGTCTTCGTGGCCGACGAGGACGCCTTGCCCGAGAGCGGCGACGTGATCCTGTCGCTGGCGCGTTTCGAAGCCGAGGGCGACGCCCTGCTGGCCTCAAACAGCCGCCGCGTCGGCGTGCGCATCGAGCCCGACCAGGAAGTCGAGGTCCTGGCCTATGATCTGCCGCGCCTCGCGGTGGTCGCCCTGGCCTTTCCGAAATATCGCGACGGCCGCGCCTACACCTCGGCCCGGCTGCTGCGCGAGCGGTTCGGTTACCAGGGCCAGGTCCGCGCCGTGGGGGACGTGCTGCAGGAGCAGGCGGGCTTCATGGTTCGCTGCGGCTTCGACGCGTTCGAGCCCGCCGACGGCGCCACGCCCGAGGTCTGGAGCAAGGCCGCCGACCGCTTCCGCCACGTCTATCAGCGGGGCGCCGACCTGCGGCCGACGGCGTTCGAGGAAAGGGCCTCCTGA
- a CDS encoding DUF2849 domain-containing protein: MKAITANRLIDGEVVFWKSGQWVDRFGDAQLFDDHHAADVEAAVATGKGQPTVVVDVYPIDLVQSEGRWVPLSYRERIRALGPSNEPTHGKQAEGGDVIEALRHAAGAARSTGRVDLIRRK, translated from the coding sequence GTGAAAGCGATCACCGCCAACCGCCTGATCGACGGCGAGGTCGTGTTCTGGAAGTCGGGCCAGTGGGTGGACCGCTTCGGCGACGCCCAACTGTTCGACGACCACCACGCCGCCGATGTCGAGGCCGCCGTCGCCACCGGCAAGGGCCAGCCGACCGTGGTGGTCGACGTCTATCCGATCGACCTCGTCCAGTCCGAAGGGCGCTGGGTGCCGCTCAGCTATCGCGAACGCATCCGGGCGCTCGGCCCCTCCAACGAACCCACGCACGGCAAGCAGGCCGAGGGCGGCGACGTTATCGAGGCCCTGCGCCATGCCGCGGGCGCGGCGCGCTCGACCGGCCGCGTCGATCTGATCCGCAGGAAGTAG
- a CDS encoding NUDIX domain-containing protein → MLRFGSPLPGLSYLERRAAFGVVENALGQIALAQVTKPGKAPYFDLPGGAVDGEETEEQAVAREFGEETGLVVEAGRLIDTVSQYFLKSDGQPVRNHGGVYVAELQGENPALKVEDDHALVWLDPRDAVVALRHDAHAWAVAAWMRRG, encoded by the coding sequence TTGCTGAGGTTCGGCTCGCCCCTGCCGGGGTTGTCCTACCTCGAGCGCCGCGCGGCGTTCGGGGTGGTCGAGAACGCGCTCGGTCAGATCGCGCTCGCCCAGGTGACCAAGCCCGGCAAGGCGCCGTACTTCGATCTGCCGGGCGGGGCGGTGGATGGCGAGGAGACGGAAGAACAGGCCGTGGCCCGGGAATTCGGCGAAGAGACGGGGCTGGTCGTCGAGGCGGGCCGTCTGATCGACACCGTCTCGCAGTACTTCCTGAAGTCAGACGGTCAGCCGGTCCGCAATCACGGCGGCGTCTATGTCGCCGAACTGCAGGGTGAAAACCCCGCCCTGAAGGTCGAGGACGACCATGCGCTGGTCTGGCTGGACCCGCGCGACGCTGTGGTCGCCCTACGCCACGACGCCCACGCCTGGGCGGTGGCCGCCTGGATGCGCCGAGGCTAG
- a CDS encoding phosphoadenylyl-sulfate reductase, with product MAYDQIGGTAAGLAARLDAELREAHPLTVLRAAHDQFGSDLALVSSFGAESAVLLHLASQVSTSIPVLFLDTGMLFGQTLDYRKTLAAKLGLTDVRDLRPAYADLATQDPQSDLWRTSVDACCNIRKVLPLDRALGGFDAWITGRKRFHGGDRLSLPVVEAADGKVKFNPLANWGKAELDAYVAEHQLPAHPLVAQGYASIGCWPCTQPSEDGRSGRWAGQEKTECGIHVARAPGVAPNVGGDI from the coding sequence ATGGCCTATGACCAGATCGGTGGAACCGCCGCCGGCCTCGCCGCCCGTCTGGACGCCGAGCTGCGGGAAGCTCATCCGCTGACGGTGCTGCGCGCGGCGCACGACCAGTTTGGCTCGGATCTGGCGCTGGTCTCGTCGTTCGGCGCGGAGTCGGCCGTGCTGCTGCACTTGGCCTCGCAGGTCTCGACGAGCATTCCAGTCCTGTTCCTCGACACCGGCATGCTGTTTGGCCAGACGCTGGACTACCGCAAGACTCTCGCCGCCAAGCTGGGCCTCACCGACGTCCGCGACCTGCGTCCGGCCTATGCCGATCTGGCGACCCAAGACCCCCAATCCGACTTGTGGCGCACCAGCGTCGACGCCTGCTGCAACATCCGCAAGGTGCTGCCGCTGGACCGCGCTCTGGGCGGCTTCGACGCCTGGATCACCGGGCGCAAGCGCTTCCATGGCGGCGATCGTCTGAGCCTGCCGGTGGTCGAGGCCGCCGACGGCAAGGTGAAGTTCAATCCGCTGGCCAACTGGGGCAAGGCCGAGCTCGACGCCTATGTCGCCGAGCACCAGCTGCCGGCCCATCCCCTGGTCGCCCAGGGCTACGCCTCGATCGGCTGCTGGCCCTGCACCCAGCCGTCCGAGGACGGCCGCTCGGGCCGCTGGGCGGGCCAGGAAAAGACCGAGTGCGGCATCCACGTCGCCCGCGCGCCCGGTGTCGCGCCCAACGTGGGCGGGGATATCTAG
- a CDS encoding nitrite/sulfite reductase, with amino-acid sequence MYQYDLIDKEFLADRSAEFRSQVARRLSGELTEDQFKPLRLMNGLYLQLHAYMLRVAIPYGSLNPTQARRLAQIARDYDKGYGHFTTRQNIQFNWIKLKDAPEILDKLAEVDLHAIQTSGNCIRNTTSDPYAGATAEEVDDPRVWCEVIRQWSTLHPEFSFLPRKFKIAITASAKDRTAAKVHDIGLLMRKGRDGQLGFEVIVGGGQGRTPYVGPTIKQFLPTDRLLSYLEAVLRVYNRHGRRDNIYKARIKILVAALGAEEFARQVEEEWSKIDAVRADLPASELARIRAAFATTPFETLPARSEAFETAKAHDPAFARFVRNNVRAHKQPGYAIVEISLKAQEQTPGDASADQLDVVADLAERYGFSDLRVTHAQNLVLPHIKLDDLPTVFAALQAANLATPNIDLVSDIIACPGLDYCALANARAIPIAQDIARQFADLDRAEQVGELKIKISGCINACGHHHVAHIGILGVDKKGEEFYQLSLGGSGAEDASIGKILGPALPADKVATAVDQLVGAYLTVRTDGERFLDTYRRVGLEPFKEAVYAQAD; translated from the coding sequence ATGTACCAGTACGATCTCATCGACAAGGAATTCCTGGCCGACCGCTCGGCCGAGTTCCGGAGCCAGGTCGCCCGCCGCCTCTCGGGCGAGCTGACCGAGGACCAGTTCAAGCCGCTGCGGCTGATGAACGGCCTTTATCTGCAGCTGCACGCCTACATGCTGCGGGTGGCGATCCCCTACGGCTCGCTGAACCCGACCCAGGCTCGCCGTCTGGCGCAGATCGCGCGCGACTACGACAAGGGCTACGGCCACTTCACCACGCGCCAGAACATTCAGTTCAACTGGATCAAGCTGAAGGACGCGCCGGAGATCCTGGACAAGCTGGCGGAGGTGGATCTCCACGCCATCCAGACCAGCGGCAACTGCATCCGCAACACCACCTCGGATCCCTATGCCGGCGCGACGGCCGAGGAGGTCGACGACCCGCGCGTCTGGTGCGAGGTGATCCGCCAGTGGTCGACGCTGCACCCGGAATTCTCGTTCCTGCCGCGCAAGTTCAAGATCGCCATCACCGCCTCGGCCAAGGACCGCACGGCGGCCAAGGTCCACGACATCGGCTTGCTGATGCGCAAGGGGCGTGACGGCCAGCTGGGCTTCGAGGTGATCGTCGGCGGCGGGCAGGGGCGTACGCCTTATGTCGGCCCGACCATCAAGCAGTTCCTGCCGACCGACCGGCTGCTGAGCTATCTGGAAGCGGTCCTGCGCGTCTACAACCGCCACGGACGCCGCGACAACATCTACAAGGCCCGGATCAAGATCCTGGTCGCCGCGCTGGGCGCCGAAGAGTTCGCCCGCCAGGTCGAGGAGGAGTGGAGCAAGATCGACGCGGTCCGCGCCGACCTGCCAGCCTCGGAGCTGGCCCGTATCCGCGCCGCCTTCGCCACGACGCCGTTCGAGACCCTGCCGGCCCGTTCGGAAGCCTTCGAGACCGCCAAGGCCCACGATCCGGCCTTCGCCCGCTTCGTCCGCAACAATGTCCGCGCCCACAAGCAGCCCGGCTATGCGATCGTCGAGATCTCGCTGAAGGCGCAGGAGCAGACGCCGGGCGACGCCTCGGCCGACCAGCTGGACGTCGTCGCCGATCTGGCCGAGCGCTACGGCTTCTCGGACCTGCGCGTCACCCACGCCCAGAACCTCGTCCTGCCGCACATCAAGCTGGACGATCTGCCGACCGTGTTCGCGGCGCTGCAGGCGGCCAACCTGGCGACGCCCAACATCGACCTGGTCAGCGACATCATCGCCTGCCCGGGCCTCGACTACTGCGCTCTCGCCAACGCCCGCGCGATCCCGATCGCCCAGGACATCGCCCGCCAGTTCGCCGATCTCGATCGCGCCGAGCAGGTCGGCGAGCTGAAGATCAAGATCAGCGGCTGCATCAACGCCTGCGGCCACCACCACGTGGCCCACATCGGCATCCTGGGGGTCGATAAGAAGGGCGAGGAATTCTACCAGCTGTCGCTGGGCGGCTCGGGCGCCGAAGACGCCTCGATCGGCAAGATTCTGGGCCCGGCTCTGCCGGCCGACAAGGTCGCCACCGCCGTCGACCAGCTGGTCGGCGCCTATCTCACCGTCCGGACCGACGGCGAGCGCTTCCTCGACACCTATCGCCGCGTCGGCCTCGAGCCCTTCAAGGAGGCTGTCTATGCCCAAGCTGATTGA
- a CDS encoding 3D domain-containing protein, with amino-acid sequence MRRKLAGILATAVISAFAAPALANAAPEQDSASAQTQRVDPLGELISTALGGGALPGSVEYKMRATMYHAGAKGIRAFDSLGCKVAAMRTVAVDPKVIPRRTVIFIKETVGLPMPDGGKHDGYWYASDIGGAIKGLKLDLFSGFGAASMKTLRGIDLSSLSVSKVGEFKGCPPQ; translated from the coding sequence ATGCGACGCAAGCTCGCCGGAATTTTGGCCACCGCGGTCATCTCCGCATTCGCCGCTCCCGCCCTCGCCAACGCCGCTCCTGAGCAGGACTCCGCGTCCGCCCAGACGCAGCGCGTCGATCCGCTGGGCGAGCTGATCAGCACGGCCCTGGGCGGCGGCGCCCTGCCCGGTTCGGTCGAGTACAAGATGCGGGCGACGATGTATCACGCCGGCGCCAAAGGCATTCGGGCGTTCGACTCGCTGGGCTGCAAGGTCGCCGCGATGCGCACCGTCGCCGTGGATCCCAAGGTGATCCCGCGCCGCACGGTCATCTTCATCAAGGAAACCGTCGGCCTGCCGATGCCGGACGGCGGCAAGCACGACGGCTACTGGTACGCCTCCGACATCGGCGGGGCGATCAAGGGCCTGAAGCTCGACCTGTTCAGCGGCTTCGGCGCCGCGTCGATGAAGACCCTGCGCGGCATCGACCTCTCCAGCCTGTCGGTCAGCAAGGTCGGCGAATTCAAGGGCTGCCCGCCGCAATAG
- a CDS encoding phospholipase C/P1 nuclease family protein, translated as MRLSTSLKVLALAAAVSAPAQSALAWGASGHRVVGVVGAATLPADVPAFLRTPQAVATIGEYAREPDRWKGSGKIHDHDRDSAHFLDVDDQGLMYGGPAFTVATLPPTRADYEKALRAAGVDSWQAGYLPYAIIDGYQQLVKDFTYWRILTAAVKLEKDPTRLAYYRADLKRREDLLLRDLGVWAHYVGDGSQPLHLSVHYNGWGDYPNPNGYTQARSTHFQFEGPLTQALADEASIKALVPAYKACDCSIETRVVGYLTDTWKQVEPLYQLEKAGGMIETDPRAKAFVRTRVAAGATALRNLVVDAWRESANGKIGYRPEISVADVESGKADPWFDLYGKD; from the coding sequence TTGCGTCTCTCGACCAGCCTCAAAGTTCTCGCCTTGGCCGCCGCGGTGTCCGCGCCCGCTCAGTCGGCGCTCGCCTGGGGGGCTTCGGGCCACCGGGTGGTCGGCGTCGTCGGCGCCGCGACGCTGCCGGCCGACGTACCCGCCTTCCTGCGAACGCCGCAGGCTGTGGCCACGATCGGCGAGTACGCGCGCGAGCCGGACCGCTGGAAGGGCTCGGGCAAGATTCACGATCACGACCGCGATTCAGCCCACTTCCTGGACGTCGACGATCAGGGCCTCATGTACGGCGGTCCGGCCTTCACGGTGGCGACCTTGCCGCCGACCCGCGCCGACTACGAAAAGGCCCTGCGGGCCGCCGGCGTCGACAGCTGGCAGGCGGGCTATCTGCCCTATGCGATCATCGACGGCTATCAGCAGCTGGTGAAGGACTTCACCTACTGGCGCATCCTGACCGCCGCGGTGAAGCTCGAGAAGGATCCGACCCGGCTGGCCTATTACAGGGCCGACCTGAAGCGACGCGAGGACCTGCTGCTGCGCGACCTTGGCGTCTGGGCCCACTATGTCGGCGACGGCAGCCAGCCGCTGCACCTATCGGTCCACTACAATGGTTGGGGCGACTATCCCAATCCCAACGGCTACACCCAGGCGCGCTCGACCCATTTCCAGTTCGAGGGGCCGCTGACCCAAGCCTTGGCCGACGAGGCGTCGATCAAGGCCCTGGTGCCGGCCTACAAGGCCTGCGACTGCTCGATCGAGACGCGCGTCGTGGGCTACCTGACCGACACCTGGAAGCAGGTTGAGCCGCTTTATCAACTGGAGAAGGCCGGCGGCATGATCGAGACCGATCCGCGCGCCAAGGCGTTCGTCCGGACGCGGGTCGCGGCTGGCGCGACCGCTCTGCGGAACCTCGTCGTGGACGCCTGGCGCGAAAGCGCCAACGGCAAGATCGGCTACCGTCCGGAGATCAGCGTGGCCGACGTGGAGTCGGGCAAGGCCGATCCGTGGTTCGACCTCTACGGCAAGGACTGA
- a CDS encoding glutathione S-transferase family protein, whose protein sequence is MAMRIYGDSISGNCLKVKWVAERLGLAFDWIETSVLTGETRTPAFLALNPAGQVPLVILDDGRPLSQSNAIMLHLAEGSSLIPGDPYARAKMLEWLFWEQYSHEPYIAVARFQMLYLGKPPEELEPKLTERGGQALARLETQLQQSPFLVGENVTLADVALVAYTRVAHEGGFDLALFPAVKAWVGRTEVALGIV, encoded by the coding sequence ATGGCGATGCGGATCTACGGCGACTCGATTTCGGGCAACTGCCTCAAGGTGAAGTGGGTCGCCGAGCGCCTCGGCCTGGCGTTCGATTGGATCGAGACCAGCGTCCTGACGGGCGAGACGCGGACGCCGGCGTTCCTGGCGTTGAACCCGGCCGGGCAGGTCCCGCTGGTGATCCTGGACGATGGCCGACCGTTGTCGCAGTCCAACGCCATCATGCTGCATCTCGCCGAGGGATCCTCGCTGATTCCGGGCGATCCCTATGCGCGCGCCAAGATGCTGGAGTGGTTGTTTTGGGAGCAGTACAGCCACGAGCCCTATATCGCCGTGGCGCGGTTCCAGATGCTATATCTCGGCAAGCCGCCTGAAGAGCTCGAGCCGAAGCTGACGGAGAGAGGCGGGCAGGCCCTGGCCAGGCTCGAAACACAGCTGCAACAATCGCCGTTTCTGGTCGGCGAGAATGTCACGCTGGCGGACGTGGCCCTGGTCGCCTACACCCGCGTGGCGCATGAGGGCGGGTTCGACCTTGCGCTCTTCCCGGCCGTGAAGGCCTGGGTCGGGCGGACCGAAGTCGCCCTCGGCATTGTTTGA
- a CDS encoding PadR family transcriptional regulator, producing the protein MLTELEGAVLSEIRDRGRRTAFQVRGAFKSSPSVEWSGSAGSVYPAIKRLEGAGLIRSEPLPGGRRAMALRVTEAGEAALDAWARDPQRAAGVGLDPFRLRSGIWLTLEPQARRAAMRDVSEAIQASIAAHERDLAAADPIERPRMLLALRLQRLRLDWIEETLAQ; encoded by the coding sequence ATGCTGACCGAACTTGAGGGCGCGGTGCTGTCCGAGATCAGGGATCGCGGCCGCAGGACCGCGTTCCAGGTGCGCGGCGCCTTCAAGAGTTCGCCATCAGTGGAGTGGAGTGGTAGCGCCGGTTCGGTCTACCCCGCCATCAAGCGGCTGGAGGGGGCGGGGTTGATCAGGTCCGAGCCGCTGCCGGGCGGGCGTCGGGCCATGGCGCTGAGGGTGACCGAGGCGGGGGAGGCGGCGCTGGACGCCTGGGCCCGCGACCCGCAGCGGGCGGCGGGTGTGGGGCTCGACCCTTTCCGCCTGCGGTCTGGCATCTGGCTGACGCTGGAGCCGCAGGCCCGGCGCGCGGCGATGCGTGATGTCTCCGAGGCCATCCAGGCGAGCATCGCCGCGCACGAACGCGACCTCGCCGCCGCCGATCCGATCGAGCGGCCGCGCATGCTGCTCGCCCTGCGGCTCCAACGCCTGAGGCTCGACTGGATCGAGGAGACGCTAGCCCAGTAA
- a CDS encoding serine hydrolase domain-containing protein: MLSMLALLAAIVLAGPARAETPTEKLDAYYNNLAAEGRLNGAVLVAQDGKVVYAKGFGQADFEVGKANTLDTAFETASISKVFTATAVLQMVERGKVDLDSPISRYLKDFPYPAITVRQLLSHSSGMSDQDLEPSMRAYAKTIAPRPMGQADLVPALQAGKVAFKLKPGERWWYANIGYQLLARLVETVSGQTFDAYVRDRIARPAGMTHTSVVSAAHPSTSAAPYDYEPRYAAIRTRLKDEPSNVMGAAGVVTTVGDLLKFDQALRANKLLGPKTQAIAYTPDRLADGQPVSVWLDIGGMGPAEDGLGWFVFKDRTHGKVVWHTGGAPGCATIFLRALDEKRTVIVLDNTNSEGLYKAGLSALRILDGEPPLNAPLNLARIYARTLSAQGPDAAFARLATLRDDTSRYVLRENDLNNLAYKMLEDGRLPLALEAFKVNAALFPASDNVWNSYAEALEKAGRLGDALALHRKAVTLNPDNADSKAAIARLSATP, translated from the coding sequence ATGCTGTCCATGTTGGCGCTGTTGGCTGCGATCGTCCTGGCGGGGCCTGCCCGGGCGGAGACTCCCACTGAGAAGCTCGACGCCTATTACAACAACCTGGCCGCCGAGGGCCGGCTGAACGGCGCCGTGCTGGTCGCGCAGGACGGGAAGGTCGTCTACGCCAAGGGCTTCGGCCAGGCTGACTTTGAGGTCGGGAAGGCCAACACCCTCGACACGGCGTTCGAGACCGCCTCGATATCCAAGGTCTTCACCGCCACCGCCGTGCTGCAGATGGTCGAGCGCGGGAAGGTCGATCTCGACTCCCCGATCTCCCGCTACCTGAAGGACTTCCCCTACCCCGCCATCACGGTTCGCCAACTGCTCAGCCACAGCTCCGGGATGTCGGACCAGGACCTCGAGCCGTCCATGCGAGCCTATGCCAAGACCATCGCCCCGCGCCCCATGGGCCAGGCTGACCTGGTCCCGGCCCTGCAAGCCGGCAAGGTCGCCTTCAAGCTCAAACCCGGTGAGCGCTGGTGGTACGCCAATATCGGCTATCAGCTGCTGGCGCGGCTGGTGGAGACGGTGTCTGGCCAAACCTTCGACGCCTATGTCCGCGACCGCATCGCACGCCCGGCCGGCATGACCCACACCTCTGTCGTCAGCGCCGCTCATCCCTCGACCAGCGCGGCGCCCTACGACTACGAACCCCGCTACGCCGCCATTCGGACCCGACTTAAGGACGAGCCGTCCAATGTCATGGGAGCGGCGGGCGTGGTGACCACTGTCGGCGACCTGTTGAAGTTCGACCAGGCGCTACGGGCCAACAAGCTGCTGGGGCCCAAGACCCAGGCGATCGCCTACACCCCCGACCGCCTCGCCGACGGCCAGCCCGTCTCAGTCTGGCTTGACATCGGCGGCATGGGCCCGGCCGAGGACGGGCTAGGCTGGTTCGTGTTTAAAGATCGCACTCATGGCAAGGTCGTCTGGCACACAGGCGGCGCGCCCGGCTGCGCGACCATCTTCCTGCGCGCCCTCGACGAGAAGCGTACGGTGATCGTGCTGGATAACACCAACAGCGAAGGCCTCTACAAGGCCGGGCTCTCGGCCCTGCGCATCCTGGACGGCGAGCCACCGCTGAACGCGCCGCTGAACCTGGCCCGCATCTACGCCCGCACCCTCAGCGCCCAAGGCCCCGACGCCGCGTTCGCCAGGCTGGCGACCCTGCGCGACGACACCTCGCGTTATGTGCTGCGCGAGAACGACCTCAACAACCTGGCCTACAAGATGCTGGAGGACGGCCGCCTGCCACTTGCTCTTGAGGCCTTTAAGGTAAACGCCGCCCTGTTCCCGGCCAGCGACAATGTCTGGAACAGCTATGCCGAGGCGCTGGAGAAGGCCGGGCGGCTTGGGGACGCCCTGGCCCTGCACCGCAAGGCCGTGACGCTCAATCCCGACAACGCGGACTCTAAGGCCGCGATCGCGCGCCTGTCGGCAACGCCCTAG
- a CDS encoding UrcA family protein, with translation MSKLISRVAAIAALALAATPIIGLTAAHAAEGPAPVARIPVGDLTLSDPADARQFARRVDLAAREVCDSYGNKAIAARACVADFKSEVKDALSEKQIADLRMANRAGAKITLAFY, from the coding sequence ATGAGCAAGCTTATCAGCCGCGTCGCCGCCATCGCCGCCTTGGCCCTGGCCGCCACCCCGATCATCGGCCTCACCGCCGCCCACGCCGCCGAAGGCCCCGCGCCCGTCGCGCGTATCCCCGTTGGCGACCTGACGCTGTCTGATCCCGCCGACGCCCGCCAATTCGCCCGCCGCGTCGATCTGGCCGCCCGCGAAGTCTGCGACTCCTACGGCAACAAGGCCATCGCCGCCCGCGCCTGCGTGGCCGACTTCAAGAGCGAAGTGAAGGATGCGTTGTCGGAAAAGCAGATCGCCGATCTGCGGATGGCCAACCGCGCCGGCGCCAAGATCACCCTGGCCTTCTACTAG